From one Nilaparvata lugens isolate BPH chromosome 2, ASM1435652v1, whole genome shotgun sequence genomic stretch:
- the LOC111046574 gene encoding uncharacterized protein C15orf61, whose translation MKLKNVLNCKPLASEVLTHYLKQCNEPPWTSYFVKYSSVKNDHRGLSHFNWEVGESNYHVLRTGCFPYIKYHCTKRPYQDLSLDNQLMGIIKILNLGIPTLMYGIAAIALIKHKELVKTPNGEVYIYFLLEENKGSYH comes from the exons ATGAAATTAAAAAACGTTCTGAACTGTAAACCTTTAGCTTCAGAAGTTTTAACTCATTATTTAAAGCAATGCAACGAGCCTCCTTGGACGTCTTATTTTGTCAAGTATAGTAGTGTGAAAAATGATCATCGTGGCCTTTCACACTTCAATTGGGAAGTAGGGGAAAGTAATTACCATGTCTTAAGAACGGGTTGTTTTCCTTACATCAAATACCATTGCACAAAGCGACCATATCAAGATCTTTCTTTAGATAATCAGTTGATGGGCattataaaaattctcaatCTTG gTATACCAACATTGATGTATGGCATAGCAGCTATAGCATTGATCAAGCACAAAGAACTGGTCAAAACACCAAATGGCGAAGTGTATATTTACTTTTTATTAGAAGAAAACAAAGGATCCTatcattga